One stretch of Micromonospora cremea DNA includes these proteins:
- a CDS encoding transglycosylase family protein, whose amino-acid sequence MASEYTPRHRRVTTRRVAVGTLAVGAVTGAVALFGPAAPAQAGVNWDAIAQCESSGNWHINTGNGYYGGLQFSQSTWAGYGGKKYAARADLASRGEQIAIAEKVLDGQGIGAWPTCGKKGGSSGGSTAKSSTKSSSKSTSKSDSTSKPQQRSSRGEQPATRNHERSAPSSGSGAYLVKPGDTLSEIAHAHQVAGGWQALYERNRQLIGADPGLIFPGQRLAL is encoded by the coding sequence ATGGCATCTGAATACACGCCCCGTCATCGACGGGTCACCACCCGCCGCGTCGCCGTCGGCACCCTCGCCGTCGGCGCGGTCACCGGGGCCGTCGCCCTCTTCGGCCCGGCCGCCCCGGCCCAGGCCGGGGTCAACTGGGACGCGATCGCCCAGTGCGAGTCCAGCGGCAACTGGCACATCAACACCGGCAACGGCTACTACGGCGGGTTGCAGTTCTCGCAGAGCACCTGGGCCGGCTACGGCGGCAAGAAGTACGCCGCCCGCGCCGACCTGGCCAGCCGCGGCGAGCAGATCGCGATCGCCGAGAAGGTGCTCGACGGGCAGGGCATCGGCGCCTGGCCGACGTGCGGCAAGAAGGGCGGCTCGTCGGGCGGCTCCACCGCGAAGTCCTCGACGAAGTCGTCGTCGAAGTCCACCTCGAAGTCCGACTCGACGTCGAAGCCGCAGCAGCGGTCGTCGCGCGGCGAGCAGCCGGCGACCCGCAACCACGAGCGCAGCGCGCCCTCTTCGGGCAGCGGGGCGTACCTGGTCAAGCCGGGCGACACCCTGTCGGAGATCGCCCACGCCCATCAGGTGGCCGGCGGCTGGCAGGCCCTGTACGAGCGCAACCGTCAGCTGATCGGCGCGGATCCCGGTCTGATCTTCCCGGGTCAGCGGCTCGCCCTCTGA
- a CDS encoding ArsR/SmtB family transcription factor, whose protein sequence is MRALHHPDLASVDLATLLGALADPVRLSVVRQLARAGGVVCGKFEALSEVSMSTLSHHLKVLREAGVLRVTPNGSFRRHELRADEINERFPGVLPAITANLEIPQRTGAPA, encoded by the coding sequence ATGAGAGCCCTGCATCATCCCGATCTCGCCTCGGTCGACCTGGCCACGCTGCTCGGCGCCCTCGCGGACCCGGTGCGCCTGAGCGTCGTACGGCAGCTGGCCCGGGCCGGTGGCGTCGTCTGCGGAAAGTTCGAGGCGTTGTCCGAGGTCAGCATGTCGACGCTCTCGCACCATCTGAAGGTCCTGCGAGAGGCCGGCGTCCTCCGCGTCACGCCGAACGGCAGTTTCCGCCGTCACGAATTGCGCGCCGACGAGATCAATGAGCGGTTTCCCGGTGTCCTTCCCGCGATCACTGCGAACCTTGAGATTCCCCAGCGCACGGGAGCACCGGCATGA
- a CDS encoding M28 family metallopeptidase → MRGRTLSAGIALAVFTGMTVTLAAQPVTASPPAGTAVARPIAAPAAVLAAPDISVSNVQAHLTQFNSIASSNGGNRRAGSAGYTASLTYVKTRLQAAGYTVSEQYCSSCTYPSNNLIAEWRGGPADQVVMFGAHLDGVSAGPGINDNGTGSATLLENALVLAAQNPTMTKRVRFAWWTDEEQGLNGSRFYVNSLNATQRGYIKGYYNFDMVGSTNGGYFINRVTSTTAAPLKAYWDSLGLQPEENVEGQGRSDDYYFQQAGIPTSGYAAGASARKTSAQAAKWGGTANFAYDPCYHRACDTTANVSATVLNRSADGVAYALWQLAMGGGTPTNDFSVAVNPTSRSVARGASTTVTVATAGSAQSVSLSASGAPSGVSVSFSPSSVTSAAGYAQRTVNVAAYAGLTVTLRFTGTEDSSLQTSFVIDDVTLQAS, encoded by the coding sequence ATGAGAGGCAGAACGCTGAGCGCGGGCATCGCGCTCGCCGTGTTCACCGGGATGACGGTGACGCTGGCCGCCCAGCCGGTGACCGCGTCACCCCCCGCCGGAACGGCAGTGGCCCGGCCGATCGCCGCACCCGCCGCCGTCCTGGCGGCGCCGGACATCTCCGTCAGCAACGTCCAGGCGCACCTGACCCAGTTCAACTCCATCGCCAGCAGCAACGGCGGCAACCGACGGGCCGGCTCGGCCGGCTACACCGCCTCGCTCACCTACGTCAAGACCAGGCTCCAGGCAGCCGGCTACACGGTCAGCGAGCAGTACTGCTCCAGCTGCACGTACCCCTCGAACAACCTGATCGCGGAGTGGCGCGGCGGCCCGGCGGACCAGGTGGTCATGTTCGGCGCCCACCTCGACGGCGTCTCGGCCGGCCCGGGCATCAACGACAACGGCACCGGTTCGGCGACCCTGCTGGAGAACGCGCTGGTCCTTGCCGCACAGAACCCGACCATGACCAAGCGGGTCCGGTTCGCCTGGTGGACCGACGAGGAGCAGGGTCTCAACGGCTCCCGGTTCTACGTCAACTCGCTCAACGCCACCCAGCGCGGCTACATCAAGGGCTACTACAACTTCGACATGGTCGGCTCGACCAACGGTGGCTACTTCATCAACCGGGTCACCTCGACCACCGCGGCGCCGCTGAAGGCGTACTGGGACTCGTTGGGTCTGCAACCGGAGGAGAACGTCGAGGGGCAGGGACGCTCCGACGACTACTACTTCCAGCAGGCCGGCATCCCCACCTCGGGCTACGCCGCGGGCGCAAGTGCCCGCAAGACCAGCGCACAGGCGGCCAAATGGGGCGGCACCGCCAACTTTGCGTACGACCCGTGCTACCACCGGGCCTGCGACACGACCGCCAACGTCAGCGCCACCGTGCTCAACCGCTCGGCGGACGGCGTCGCGTACGCGCTGTGGCAGCTCGCCATGGGCGGCGGCACCCCGACCAACGACTTCTCCGTCGCGGTCAACCCCACCTCGCGCTCGGTCGCGCGGGGTGCCAGCACCACCGTCACCGTGGCCACCGCCGGCTCGGCGCAGTCGGTCAGCCTCTCCGCCTCCGGCGCGCCCAGCGGCGTGAGTGTCTCTTTCAGCCCGTCCTCGGTGACCTCCGCCGCCGGCTACGCCCAGCGCACCGTCAACGTGGCGGCGTACGCCGGGCTGACGGTGACGCTGAGGTTCACCGGCACCGAGGACTCCTCGTTGCAGACCAGCTTCGTGATCGACGACGTGACGCTGCAGGCGAGTTGA
- the htpG gene encoding molecular chaperone HtpG produces MSNQAETLEFQAEARQLLQLVVHSIYSNKDVFLRELISNASDALDKLRLATLVDKDLVADTNDLHVAIEVDRDARTLTVRDNGIGMTRDEVIRLIGTIAKSGTAELLRQLRESADARASQDLIGQFGVGFYAAFMVADRVTLLTRKAGETGGTRWESTGEGTYSIETVDEAPQGTTVTLHLKPADTEDNLHDYTADWTIREIVKRYSDFIAWPIRMRVERPGADEAAATSEVQTLNSMKALWARPRDEVDATEYHEFYKHVSHDWADPLEVVHMKGEGTFEYEALLFLPSHAPLDMFAPQGRRGVQLYVKRVFIMDDCEALVPTYLRFVKGVVDAHDLSLNISREILQQDRQIQIVRRRLVRKVLATVRDLKANHPERYRTFWTEFGAVVKEGLIDDTDNRDTLLEILSAASTHDPAEPTDLAGYVARMKDGQSDIWYATGDSRATIENSPHLEAFRAKGHEVLLLTDPVDEVWVERVGQYDGRPLRSIAKGEVDLDTDEEKQQAETEREQQRQEFAALLDWLGTTLADSVREVRLSSRLTTSPACVVGDAHDLTPTLEKMYRAMGHEVPSAKRILEINPGHPLVAGLRKAHEQSGGSEALTETAELLYGLAVLAEGGELADPARFTRALADRLARSL; encoded by the coding sequence GTGAGCAACCAGGCCGAGACGTTGGAATTCCAGGCCGAGGCGCGTCAGCTCCTCCAGTTGGTCGTCCACTCGATCTATTCGAACAAGGATGTCTTCCTGCGGGAACTCATCTCGAACGCGTCCGACGCGCTGGACAAGCTGCGGCTGGCGACCCTGGTCGACAAGGACCTCGTCGCCGACACCAACGACCTGCACGTCGCCATCGAGGTCGACCGGGACGCCCGCACCCTGACCGTGCGGGACAACGGCATCGGGATGACCCGCGACGAGGTGATCCGGCTGATCGGCACCATCGCCAAGTCGGGCACCGCCGAGCTGCTGCGCCAGCTGCGCGAGTCCGCCGACGCCCGTGCCTCGCAGGATCTGATCGGCCAGTTCGGTGTCGGCTTCTACGCCGCGTTCATGGTCGCCGACCGGGTCACCCTGCTGACCCGTAAGGCCGGCGAGACCGGCGGCACCCGCTGGGAGTCCACCGGCGAGGGCACGTACTCGATCGAGACCGTCGACGAGGCACCGCAGGGCACCACGGTGACCCTGCACCTCAAGCCGGCCGACACCGAGGACAACCTGCACGACTACACCGCCGACTGGACCATCCGGGAGATCGTCAAGCGGTACTCCGACTTCATCGCCTGGCCGATCCGGATGCGCGTCGAGCGCCCCGGCGCCGACGAAGCAGCCGCCACCAGCGAGGTGCAGACGCTCAACTCGATGAAGGCGCTCTGGGCGCGGCCCCGCGACGAGGTCGACGCCACCGAGTACCACGAGTTCTACAAGCACGTCAGCCACGACTGGGCCGACCCGCTCGAGGTCGTGCACATGAAGGGCGAGGGCACCTTCGAGTACGAGGCGCTGCTGTTCCTGCCCAGCCACGCCCCGCTGGACATGTTCGCCCCGCAGGGCCGCCGTGGCGTCCAGCTCTACGTCAAGCGCGTGTTCATCATGGACGACTGCGAGGCGCTGGTCCCCACCTACCTGCGCTTCGTCAAGGGTGTGGTCGACGCGCACGACCTGTCGCTGAACATCTCCCGGGAGATCCTCCAGCAGGACCGGCAGATCCAGATCGTCCGCCGCCGGCTGGTCCGCAAGGTCCTCGCCACGGTCCGGGACCTCAAGGCCAACCACCCCGAGCGCTACCGCACCTTCTGGACGGAGTTCGGCGCGGTGGTCAAGGAGGGGCTGATCGACGACACCGACAACCGCGACACCCTGCTGGAGATCCTGTCGGCGGCCTCCACCCACGACCCGGCCGAGCCGACCGACCTGGCCGGCTACGTGGCACGGATGAAGGACGGCCAGAGCGACATCTGGTACGCCACCGGCGACTCCCGGGCCACCATCGAGAACTCCCCGCACCTGGAGGCGTTCCGGGCCAAGGGCCACGAGGTGCTGCTGCTCACCGACCCGGTCGACGAGGTGTGGGTCGAGCGGGTCGGCCAGTACGACGGCCGCCCGCTGCGCTCGATCGCCAAGGGCGAGGTCGACCTGGACACCGACGAGGAGAAGCAGCAGGCCGAGACCGAGCGCGAGCAGCAGCGACAGGAATTCGCCGCGCTGCTCGACTGGCTCGGCACGACCCTGGCCGACAGCGTCCGGGAGGTCCGCCTGTCGTCGCGCCTGACCACCTCACCGGCCTGCGTCGTCGGTGACGCGCACGATCTCACCCCGACCCTGGAGAAGATGTACCGGGCGATGGGGCACGAGGTCCCGTCGGCGAAGCGGATCCTGGAGATCAATCCCGGTCACCCGCTGGTCGCCGGGCTGCGCAAGGCCCACGAGCAGAGCGGGGGCTCCGAGGCGCTGACCGAGACGGCCGAGCTGCTGTACGGCCTGGCGGTGCTCGCCGAGGGTGGCGAGCTGGCCGACCCGGCCCGCTTCACCCGGGCGCTGGCCGACCGGCTGGCGCGCAGCCTCTGA
- a CDS encoding ATP-binding protein — MRRPSTDLFTGGGETGRLMAELDWTATPLGPVTGWPQSLRAAVRMVLSSRYPMLLLWGDRFSQLYNDAYSALIGDKHPAALGDDVRVTLAEGWDVLAPLIQQAMATGVASWVPALQLLLERAGYREEAYFSVSHAPARDDEGRTVGVMTVCSEVTQQVVGERRLRLLRDLSVRGDGRTIDVDATCARLIDAIDAHPLDVPFAAIYLRDGMVLRRVAWAGGDPDDATVAGALPEATELTDPSTAARAWGLPAAAEGRATEVTDVTGRLALPAGPWKDPVETALALPLPSATEDQPLGVLLVGVSPSRGLDEAYRSFYQLLAQQVSVALRNAQAYEEERRRAEALAELDRVKTDFFTNVSHEFRTPLTLMLGPLSDALSDSAAPLAPVQRERVETAWRNATRLLTLVNSLLTFSSLEAGRARSDARMVDLATLTAELAGVFRAAVERAGLTLEVDCPPLPRPVTVDPVNWERIVTNLLSNALKYTFIGRIRVGLEADDEEVRLTVTDTGIGIAEQELPKLFERFHRVQGALSRSHEGTGIGLALVHALARLEGGEVRVTSRVGVGSTFTVALPWSAARRTVATGSTPNGRGDAARAAVQEASTWLADPGGGVAEPDPTSGLAGDELTGARILVADDNSDMRAYLSRLLTAQGWRVRAVTDGRQALDAVHRDPPDLVLTDVMMPVLDGFELVRRLRADPATRALAVLVLSARAGGEASVVGLSLGADDYVVKPFAAAELIARIRAAIRRSRASMAPRSDAAPTSADRIAPAIDTTPAAAPPAMVTTVTPAPTAVEPTMPAPATQSTVADAVAIGAAAPGRNGPAGGVLDVGWTYPSAPTSAAAMRRDVRLALSGLDVDPDVQQDLLLAASEAMNNAVEHAQRPTRPEVRVRLQAGGDLVRISVRDFGTWRDRRPAMDRGRGALLMNAYGDVRLVSTGEGTTVTIEGRLA, encoded by the coding sequence GTGAGACGACCCAGCACGGACCTGTTCACCGGCGGCGGTGAAACCGGCCGGTTGATGGCGGAGCTGGACTGGACCGCCACCCCGCTCGGCCCCGTGACCGGCTGGCCGCAGAGCCTGCGCGCCGCGGTGCGGATGGTGCTCTCCTCCCGCTACCCCATGCTGCTGCTCTGGGGCGACCGCTTCTCCCAGCTCTACAACGACGCCTACTCCGCGCTGATCGGCGACAAGCACCCGGCCGCGCTCGGCGACGACGTGCGGGTGACCCTCGCCGAGGGCTGGGACGTGCTCGCCCCGCTGATCCAGCAGGCCATGGCGACCGGTGTGGCCAGCTGGGTGCCCGCCCTGCAACTGCTGCTGGAGCGGGCCGGCTACCGCGAGGAGGCGTACTTCAGCGTCTCGCACGCCCCGGCCCGCGACGACGAGGGCCGCACCGTCGGCGTCATGACGGTGTGCAGCGAGGTCACCCAGCAGGTGGTCGGCGAACGGCGGCTGCGGCTGCTGCGCGACCTGTCCGTACGTGGTGACGGGCGCACCATCGACGTGGACGCCACCTGCGCCCGGCTGATCGACGCCATCGACGCCCACCCGCTAGACGTGCCGTTCGCCGCGATCTACCTGCGCGACGGCATGGTCCTGCGGCGGGTTGCCTGGGCCGGGGGCGACCCGGATGACGCCACCGTGGCGGGGGCGCTGCCGGAGGCCACCGAGCTGACCGACCCGAGCACGGCCGCCCGCGCCTGGGGTCTGCCGGCCGCCGCCGAGGGCCGAGCGACCGAGGTGACCGACGTCACCGGTCGGCTGGCGCTGCCGGCCGGCCCGTGGAAGGACCCGGTCGAAACCGCGCTGGCGCTGCCGCTGCCCTCAGCCACCGAGGACCAGCCGCTCGGCGTCCTGCTGGTCGGAGTCAGCCCCAGCCGAGGGCTGGACGAGGCGTACCGCTCCTTCTACCAACTACTGGCCCAGCAGGTCTCGGTGGCACTACGCAACGCGCAGGCGTACGAGGAGGAGCGGCGCCGGGCCGAGGCGCTGGCCGAGCTGGACCGGGTGAAGACCGACTTCTTCACCAATGTCAGCCACGAGTTCCGTACCCCCCTCACCCTCATGCTCGGTCCGTTGTCCGACGCGCTCAGCGATTCCGCCGCGCCACTGGCACCGGTGCAGCGCGAGCGGGTGGAGACCGCCTGGCGCAACGCCACCCGGCTGTTGACCCTGGTCAACAGCCTGCTGACCTTCTCCAGCCTGGAGGCTGGGCGGGCCCGCAGCGACGCGCGGATGGTCGATCTCGCCACGCTCACGGCCGAGCTGGCCGGCGTTTTCCGGGCCGCCGTCGAGCGCGCCGGGCTGACCCTGGAGGTCGACTGCCCGCCGCTGCCCCGGCCGGTCACGGTGGACCCGGTCAACTGGGAACGCATCGTCACCAACCTGCTGTCCAACGCCCTGAAGTACACGTTCATCGGCCGGATCCGGGTTGGCCTGGAGGCCGACGACGAGGAGGTGCGGCTCACCGTCACGGACACCGGCATCGGCATCGCCGAACAGGAGCTGCCAAAGCTCTTCGAACGCTTCCACCGGGTGCAGGGCGCCCTCTCGCGCAGTCACGAGGGCACCGGCATCGGCCTGGCCCTGGTGCACGCGCTGGCCCGGCTCGAGGGTGGCGAGGTCCGGGTGACCAGCCGGGTCGGCGTCGGCAGCACCTTCACCGTGGCGCTGCCGTGGTCGGCGGCGCGCCGCACCGTGGCGACCGGATCAACTCCCAACGGACGGGGTGACGCGGCCCGCGCGGCCGTCCAGGAGGCGTCGACCTGGCTGGCCGACCCGGGCGGTGGCGTCGCGGAGCCCGATCCGACGTCCGGCCTTGCCGGGGACGAGCTGACCGGGGCACGGATCCTGGTCGCCGACGACAACAGCGACATGCGGGCCTACCTGAGCCGGCTGCTCACCGCGCAGGGTTGGCGGGTGCGGGCCGTCACCGACGGCCGGCAGGCCCTCGACGCGGTCCACCGCGACCCCCCGGACCTGGTCCTCACCGACGTGATGATGCCGGTGCTGGACGGCTTCGAGCTGGTCCGCCGGCTGCGCGCGGACCCGGCGACCCGGGCGCTTGCGGTGCTGGTCCTCTCCGCCCGTGCCGGCGGGGAGGCCAGCGTGGTGGGCCTGAGCCTGGGCGCCGACGACTACGTGGTGAAGCCGTTCGCCGCGGCCGAGCTGATCGCCCGGATCCGGGCCGCCATCCGCAGGTCCCGCGCCAGCATGGCACCCCGGTCCGACGCGGCCCCGACCTCGGCCGACCGCATTGCACCGGCAATCGACACCACCCCGGCGGCGGCGCCACCTGCCATGGTCACCACCGTCACGCCGGCTCCGACGGCCGTGGAACCGACCATGCCCGCGCCGGCCACCCAGAGCACCGTCGCCGATGCAGTCGCGATCGGCGCGGCTGCGCCCGGCCGGAACGGGCCGGCCGGCGGTGTCCTCGACGTCGGATGGACGTACCCCTCCGCGCCCACCTCGGCGGCGGCGATGCGCCGGGACGTCCGGCTGGCGCTGAGCGGCCTGGACGTCGACCCGGACGTGCAGCAGGACCTGCTGCTCGCCGCGTCCGAGGCGATGAACAACGCCGTCGAGCACGCCCAGCGACCCACCCGCCCGGAGGTGCGCGTCCGGCTCCAGGCTGGCGGCGACCTGGTCCGGATCTCGGTGCGCGACTTCGGCACCTGGCGGGACCGCCGGCCGGCGATGGACCGGGGCCGGGGCGCGCTGCTGATGAACGCCTACGGCGACGTGCGGCTGGTCTCCACCGGTGAGGGGACGACGGTGACCATCGAGGGTCGGCTGGCCTGA
- the dinB gene encoding DNA polymerase IV, whose amino-acid sequence MSPGASILHADLDAFYASVEQRDDPRLRGRPVIVGGGVVLAASYEAKARGVRSAMGGQQARRLCPDAIVVPPRMSAYTAASRAVFEIFRQTTPLVEGLSIDEAFLDVGGLRRLAGPPADIAERLRREVRERVRLPITVGVARTKFLAKVASGVAKPDGLLVVAPDAELAFLHPLPVERLWGVGPITAAKLRERRIRTVGEVARLGEAALVSLLGAGAGRHLHALAHNRDPRAVQVGRRRGSMGAQHALSRTPHAPAELDAVLAGLVDRVTRRMRAAGRSGRTVVLRLRFGDYTRATRSHTIGKATADTTPLLAAARTLLRVALPEIGRRGVTLIGVSVGNLDDNPVQPELPFHHDPGAELDAAVDAVRDRFGSAALTRAVLLGRDPGVEMPLLPD is encoded by the coding sequence GTGTCACCCGGGGCCAGCATCCTGCACGCCGACCTGGACGCCTTCTACGCGTCGGTCGAGCAACGCGACGATCCACGCCTGCGGGGGCGGCCGGTGATCGTCGGCGGCGGTGTGGTTTTGGCGGCCAGCTACGAGGCGAAGGCGCGGGGCGTACGCAGCGCGATGGGCGGCCAGCAGGCGCGCCGGCTCTGCCCGGACGCGATCGTGGTGCCGCCTCGGATGTCGGCGTACACGGCGGCCAGCCGGGCGGTGTTCGAGATCTTCCGGCAGACCACCCCGCTGGTCGAGGGGCTCTCCATCGACGAGGCGTTCCTGGACGTGGGCGGCCTGCGCCGGCTGGCCGGGCCGCCGGCCGACATCGCCGAGCGGCTGCGCCGGGAGGTCCGCGAACGGGTCCGCCTGCCCATCACGGTCGGCGTGGCCCGGACGAAGTTCCTGGCGAAGGTGGCCAGCGGGGTGGCGAAGCCGGACGGGCTGCTGGTCGTCGCGCCCGACGCCGAGCTGGCGTTCCTGCACCCGCTGCCGGTGGAACGGCTCTGGGGCGTCGGCCCGATCACCGCCGCGAAGCTGCGGGAACGACGGATCCGTACCGTCGGCGAGGTGGCCCGGCTCGGCGAGGCGGCGCTGGTGTCACTGCTCGGCGCCGGCGCCGGCCGGCACCTGCACGCCCTGGCGCACAACCGCGACCCTCGGGCGGTGCAGGTCGGCCGCCGGCGCGGCTCGATGGGCGCGCAGCACGCGCTGAGCCGGACGCCACACGCACCGGCGGAGCTGGACGCCGTCCTGGCCGGCCTGGTCGACCGGGTCACCCGGCGGATGCGGGCGGCCGGGCGGTCCGGGCGCACGGTGGTGCTGCGGCTGCGCTTCGGCGACTACACCCGGGCGACCCGCTCCCACACCATCGGCAAGGCGACCGCGGACACCACGCCGCTGCTGGCCGCCGCGCGGACGCTGCTGCGGGTCGCCCTGCCCGAGATCGGCCGGCGGGGCGTCACGCTGATCGGCGTGTCGGTCGGCAACCTGGACGACAACCCGGTCCAGCCGGAGCTGCCGTTCCACCACGACCCGGGGGCCGAGCTGGACGCCGCGGTGGACGCGGTCCGCGACCGGTTCGGATCGGCGGCGCTCACCCGCGCGGTGCTGCTCGGCCGGGATCCAGGCGTCGAGATGCCGCTGCTGCCGGACTGA
- a CDS encoding ThuA domain-containing protein, producing MSVDTVIFSGEGPHADPWHPLAETSAKIASLIGDTDPVATVTSVGQLDAALDGTRLLVVNASANRSTPISEDEDFARILDAFLARGGSLLATHSATIAFPRLPSWRSTIGAAWDPGRTYHPPIGPSLIRRSGVAHPLTEGLGDFEVYDERYTDLELIADAKIEPLYVHEEGGAIHPLIWARTVGDGRAVYNALGHDVRSYESPAHVELLGRIVAWLRRDA from the coding sequence ATGTCCGTCGACACCGTCATCTTCAGCGGCGAAGGCCCGCACGCCGATCCCTGGCACCCATTGGCCGAGACCAGCGCCAAGATCGCCAGCCTGATCGGCGACACCGACCCGGTGGCGACCGTGACCTCCGTCGGCCAGCTCGACGCCGCACTCGACGGCACCCGCCTGCTGGTGGTCAACGCGAGCGCCAACCGCTCGACCCCGATTTCCGAGGACGAGGACTTCGCGCGCATCCTCGACGCCTTCCTGGCCCGCGGCGGCAGTCTGCTCGCCACCCACAGCGCCACCATCGCGTTTCCCCGGCTGCCGAGCTGGCGATCCACGATCGGCGCCGCCTGGGACCCCGGCCGGACCTACCACCCGCCGATCGGCCCGAGCCTGATCCGCCGCTCCGGCGTCGCGCATCCGCTCACCGAGGGGCTCGGTGACTTCGAGGTCTACGACGAGCGCTACACCGACCTGGAGTTGATCGCCGACGCGAAGATCGAGCCTCTCTACGTCCACGAGGAAGGCGGCGCCATCCACCCGCTGATCTGGGCGCGCACGGTAGGGGATGGCCGGGCCGTCTACAACGCACTCGGCCATGACGTCCGGTCGTACGAGTCGCCGGCGCACGTGGAGCTGCTGGGCCGCATCGTGGCCTGGCTCCGGCGCGACGCCTGA
- a CDS encoding nitroreductase family protein, producing the protein MTDSRSTRPDATGTLGLSADEVLTTTRAVRKRLDLRRPVPRDVIEDCLRIALQAPSGRNRQRWDFIFVEDQETRAAVARLWRLGLMAPPPASGSAGPAFSRMDFASAQWGRIAGSLQHLADHLHEAPLLLIPCLRVESRAELDSVRGQAGAWGSVIPAFWSFMLAARERGLGTAWTTSHLSYEREMADLLDIPYDTVVQVALTPVAYTLGTDFKPGPRADAGAFAHWDRW; encoded by the coding sequence ATGACCGACTCGAGATCTACCCGGCCCGACGCGACGGGCACGCTCGGCCTGAGCGCCGACGAGGTCCTGACCACGACGCGCGCCGTCCGGAAGCGTCTCGACCTGCGACGCCCGGTCCCCCGGGACGTCATCGAGGACTGCCTCCGGATCGCCCTGCAGGCACCCAGTGGCCGGAACAGGCAGCGCTGGGACTTCATCTTCGTCGAGGACCAGGAGACCCGCGCCGCCGTCGCGCGGCTGTGGCGGCTTGGCCTGATGGCCCCACCACCCGCCTCCGGGAGCGCCGGTCCCGCCTTCAGCCGGATGGACTTCGCCTCCGCGCAGTGGGGTCGCATCGCCGGCAGCCTGCAACACCTCGCGGACCACCTGCACGAGGCTCCGCTGCTGCTCATTCCGTGTCTGCGCGTCGAGTCACGCGCGGAGCTCGACAGCGTTCGCGGACAGGCGGGGGCCTGGGGTTCGGTCATACCAGCGTTCTGGAGCTTCATGCTGGCCGCCCGGGAGCGCGGGCTGGGCACCGCGTGGACCACGAGCCATCTCAGCTACGAGCGGGAGATGGCCGACCTGCTCGACATCCCCTACGACACCGTCGTGCAGGTGGCCCTCACCCCGGTGGCCTACACCCTCGGCACGGACTTCAAGCCCGGGCCCCGCGCGGACGCCGGAGCTTTCGCTCATTGGGATCGCTGGTAG
- a CDS encoding SDR family oxidoreductase → MKIAGSTALVTGANRGFGRHLAAELLSRGATVYAGARNPDSVDLPGVTPVRLDITDPASVAAAAELAGDVNLLVNNAGIDLGTDLMEGDLDLVRLELETHYIGNLSMIRAFAPVIVGNGGGTILNVLSALSWVNFPRHGAYGAAKSAEWAMTNALRLQLAERGIRVAGLHVGYMDTDMAAAVTAPKSDPAAIARIGVDGIEADAYEIVTDETSRQVQAGLSGGVAALYPQLP, encoded by the coding sequence ATGAAGATCGCTGGAAGTACCGCTCTCGTCACCGGCGCCAACCGCGGCTTCGGCCGGCACCTGGCCGCCGAACTCCTCTCCCGCGGCGCGACCGTCTACGCCGGCGCCCGCAACCCGGACAGCGTCGACCTGCCCGGCGTGACGCCGGTCCGGCTGGACATCACCGACCCCGCCTCGGTGGCCGCCGCCGCCGAGCTGGCCGGCGACGTGAACCTGCTGGTCAACAACGCCGGCATCGATCTCGGAACCGACCTGATGGAAGGCGACCTGGACCTCGTCCGGCTCGAGCTGGAGACCCACTACATCGGCAACCTGTCGATGATCCGGGCGTTCGCCCCGGTCATCGTGGGCAACGGCGGCGGAACGATCCTCAACGTGCTCTCCGCCCTGTCCTGGGTGAACTTCCCGAGGCACGGGGCGTACGGCGCCGCCAAGTCGGCCGAGTGGGCGATGACCAACGCGCTGCGCCTCCAGCTCGCCGAGCGGGGCATCCGGGTCGCCGGCCTGCACGTCGGCTACATGGACACCGACATGGCCGCGGCGGTCACCGCCCCGAAGTCCGATCCAGCGGCGATCGCCCGGATCGGGGTGGACGGCATCGAGGCCGACGCGTACGAGATCGTGACCGACGAGACCAGCCGGCAGGTGCAGGCGGGCCTCTCCGGCGGCGTGGCCGCGCTCTACCCCCAGCTGCCCTGA